A window of the bacterium genome harbors these coding sequences:
- a CDS encoding ribose-phosphate pyrophosphokinase, with protein MSVDPDYIRVFTGNAHPELAKAICDTLQIEVGDAYVSHFADGEINVEIAESVRGKDVYVVQPTCRPDVNGSLMELLVMLDAFSRASAERITAVIPYYGYARQDRKVAPRAPITAKLVADLLTTAGADRILTVDLHAGQIQGFFNIPVDNLYATAEISRTLEKMEDVLDGDVVVVSPDAGGVRRARYLAHLLHNNAGLAIVDKRRAKPGQVAQVNIIGEVENKIAILVDDMIDSGGTLVAAAEALAERGARRVFALGTHPVFSGDAVRRLSESNIELMLVTDTIPLSAEAKTVNKIRVVTVAGLLANAIVNIHCGGSVSSLFTDIQVIN; from the coding sequence TTGTCGGTTGACCCTGACTATATCCGCGTGTTCACGGGCAACGCGCACCCGGAGCTGGCCAAGGCCATCTGCGACACGCTGCAAATCGAGGTCGGCGACGCGTACGTCTCGCATTTCGCGGACGGGGAAATCAACGTCGAGATCGCCGAGTCGGTGCGAGGCAAGGACGTCTACGTCGTGCAGCCCACCTGCCGGCCGGACGTGAACGGCTCACTCATGGAATTGCTCGTCATGCTCGACGCTTTCTCGCGCGCGAGCGCCGAGCGCATCACCGCCGTCATTCCTTATTACGGATACGCGCGCCAGGACCGCAAGGTCGCCCCGCGCGCGCCGATCACCGCGAAACTCGTGGCCGATCTTTTGACCACCGCCGGCGCGGACCGCATCCTGACGGTGGATCTTCACGCCGGGCAGATTCAGGGCTTTTTCAACATTCCCGTGGACAACCTTTACGCGACCGCCGAGATCTCGCGCACGCTCGAGAAGATGGAGGACGTGCTCGACGGCGATGTCGTGGTCGTTTCGCCCGACGCGGGCGGCGTGCGCCGGGCGCGTTATCTCGCGCACCTTCTGCACAACAACGCGGGCCTCGCGATCGTCGACAAGCGCCGCGCCAAGCCGGGGCAGGTCGCGCAGGTCAACATCATCGGCGAGGTCGAAAACAAGATCGCGATCCTCGTCGACGACATGATCGACTCGGGCGGGACGCTCGTGGCCGCGGCCGAGGCGCTGGCCGAACGCGGCGCGCGCCGGGTGTTCGCGCTCGGCACGCACCCGGTTTTCTCCGGCGACGCGGTGCGCCGGCTTTCGGAATCGAACATCGAATTGATGCTGGTCACGGACACGATTCCGCTTTCCGCGGAGGCGAAAACCGTGAACAAGATCCGTGTCGTGACGGTCGCGGGGCTCCTGGCCAACGCCATCGTCAATATCCATTGCGGCGGCTCGGTCAGCTCGCTGTTCACCGACATTCAGGTCATCAACTAA
- a CDS encoding 50S ribosomal protein L25, with the protein MAIYELHAERRDEKGKGAARRSRRAGRIPAVAYGGDITPTALSMDGDEFVKFTRKHNVSTALVRLSVDNGGELAGKVFIIRDLQVHHITRDPLSIDLLAIDLAKPIGVTVPVIYEGEAAGVKLGGVVTPIARDIEVSCLPTDIPNAIHCNVSALELGQTWYLSDLTLPEKVALASPADAPLIACVIPRAVEEKPAEEAGEGAEGEAEGEGKAKPAEGGGE; encoded by the coding sequence ATGGCGATCTACGAACTACATGCGGAACGCAGGGACGAAAAGGGCAAGGGCGCCGCGCGCCGGTCGCGCCGCGCCGGCCGGATTCCCGCCGTGGCCTACGGCGGCGACATCACGCCGACCGCGCTTTCGATGGACGGCGACGAATTCGTCAAGTTCACGCGCAAGCACAACGTGAGCACCGCGCTCGTGCGCCTTTCGGTGGACAACGGAGGCGAGCTGGCCGGCAAGGTGTTCATCATCCGCGACTTGCAGGTTCACCACATCACGCGCGACCCGCTGTCGATCGACCTTTTGGCCATCGACCTCGCCAAGCCGATCGGCGTCACCGTGCCCGTCATCTACGAGGGCGAGGCCGCGGGCGTGAAACTCGGCGGCGTCGTGACGCCCATCGCGCGCGACATCGAGGTGAGCTGCCTGCCCACGGACATCCCCAACGCGATTCATTGCAACGTGTCGGCGCTGGAACTTGGTCAAACCTGGTACCTGTCGGACCTCACGCTCCCGGAAAAGGTCGCACTCGCCTCGCCGGCCGACGCGCCGCTGATCGCGTGCGTCATTCCCCGCGCAGTCGAGGAGAAGCCGGCCGAGGAAGCGGGCGAAGGCGCCGAAGGCGAGGCCGAGGGCGAAGGCAAGGCCAAGCCGGCCGAGGGCGGCGGGGAATAA